One genomic segment of Streptomyces niveus includes these proteins:
- a CDS encoding site-specific integrase → MGTPFLISPLFEYDVVLNGFFQSPGMRMRAVNTQFGYARDLAAFLTFLWASRRRKGWRDAVEEDHLAYLVWRRRDDDGPRIAGATWNREVAGVDAFYQWAVRSGHVPTGPIPKVAR, encoded by the coding sequence GTGGGGACGCCGTTCCTCATCTCGCCGCTGTTCGAGTACGACGTCGTCCTGAACGGGTTCTTCCAGTCGCCGGGGATGCGGATGCGCGCGGTGAACACCCAGTTCGGCTACGCCCGGGATCTGGCGGCGTTCCTGACGTTTCTGTGGGCGTCGCGGCGGCGGAAGGGCTGGCGGGACGCGGTCGAGGAGGACCACCTCGCCTACTTGGTGTGGCGGCGCCGGGATGACGACGGGCCGCGGATCGCCGGGGCGACGTGGAACCGTGAGGTCGCGGGGGTGGACGCGTTCTACCAGTGGGCGGTTCGATCCGGGCACGTGCCGACAGGCCCGATCCCGAAGGTCGCCCGGTGA